In a single window of the Antedon mediterranea chromosome 1, ecAntMedi1.1, whole genome shotgun sequence genome:
- the LOC140049770 gene encoding E3 ubiquitin-protein ligase TRIM45-like translates to MASEQLATFLEDDIEHTSSRPNIDEKVLECAICEGRLNNPKYLSCHHTFCLKCLEDWVNRNGELLSCPTCSKSCSIPEEGLQRLPPNTSVTELLETIEQFTNADQMRCVTCGKEGHPESYCQDCREFLCLNCSGHHKNIRACKNHKLQSVEDVRSMSVKDIIATYPPLCSIHNESLSSFCKICNIPICIHCSITNHKQWEEKDKHMLHVGLSSDELKTLKETSVELEKAANKCTSKLNENLEVILDIDKKLEENKERSLQDIDNHVEEMVARIKESGETLKKEVKTIYNQKKTVTDFQIAELTTAISDINTNICLLHHLKESDGAMAISSGNSIIRALEMRIKEAPKTIPDDNVQINFVKNKQQNASLQEDIGSVIQTSETAISLELNGPECVTTDQVIEVKIIKTAECDLHEKYLEATWRKPSGKIEVDTKQCSCRYITSNNTFKGRSISAGICQVDVSVDGNYIKKSPITIKVEKVGLIKEVRISADNDNVPVDVVRDVNDCMLVSCRSNIIHRYKQSGDYVSKVTLPIDVKVNRMFKMRNGNIAFSDCGETKSIKICTIDGEVVKSIGESKVISPHGLYVNERTNIVYVCNGRHLVLFDIKSGKTISEVFIDKKVVTDLCLTERNILLLGDSCIYCCDYEGKVSKYKEFSSRSTLRGIEVDDDDNLLIASGYEVEVFKRYSGRSIKSIGKSRELTNAQGLALLSYYPRRVAVIDDNKVKIFNY, encoded by the coding sequence ATGGCTTCAGAACAGCTGGCTACGTTTCTCGAAGATGATATTGAGCATACTAGTAGCAGGCCTAATATTGATGAGAAGGTTCTTGAGTGTGCCATATGCGAAGGAAGACTTAACAATCCTAAATACCTTAGCTGTCATCATACGTTCTGTTTAAAATGTCTCGAAGATTGGGTGAATAGAAATGGTGAATTATTATCCTGCCCAACTTGCTCCAAATCTTGTTCGATTCCAGAAGAGGGTCTGCAGAGGCTACCGCCAAACACCTCTGTGACCGAATTATTGGAAACAATTGAACAATTCACAAATGCAGATCAGATGAGATGTGTTACTTGTGGAAAAGAAGGTCATCCTGAGAGTTACTGCCAAGATTGCAGAGAATTTCTGTGCCTCAATTGTAGTGGTCATCATAAGAACATTCGAGCCTGTAAAAATCACAAGCTGCAATCGGTGGAAGATGTCCGATCTATGAGTGTAAAAGACATCATTGCAACGTATCCACCTCTGTGTTCTATCCACAATGAATCTTTAAGTTCATTTtgcaaaatatgtaatattcCCATTTGCATTCATTGTTCAATCACGAATCATAAGCAATGGGAAGAAAAGGATAAACACATGCTTCATGTAGGACTATCATCAGATGAGTTAAAAACCCTCAAAGAAACATCAGTGGAACTGGAAAAAGCTGCTAATAAGTGTACAAGTAAATTGAATGAAAATCTTGAAGTTATTTTGGATATTGATAAGAAATtagaagaaaataaagaaaggaGTTTGCAGGATATTGACAACCATGTAGAGGAAATGGTAGCAAGAATAAAAGAAAGTGGAGAAACGCTTAAAAAGGAAGTAAAGACAATATACAACCAGAAAAAGACAGTAACTGATTTCCAGATAGCAGAACTGACAACAGCGATATCAGatataaatacaaacatttGTTTGCTTCATCACCTAAAAGAGAGTGACGGAGCAATGGCCATATCATCTGGTAATAGTATTATCAGAGCACTGGAAATGAGAATCAAAGAAGCACCAAAAACAATACCTGATGATAATGTACaaattaactttgttaaaaacaAACAGCAAAATGCTTCATTGCAAGAGGATATCGGTAGTGTAATACAAACATCAGAAACAGCAATATCCCTTGAATTAAACGGGCCTGAGTGTGTGACAACAGATCAAGTAATTgaggttaaaataattaaaactgctGAATGTGATCTACATGAAAAGTATTTGGAAGCAACTTGGAGAAAGCCGTCAGGTAAAATTGAGGTTGACACAAAACAGTGTAGCTGCAGGTACATTACCAGTAATAATACGTTTAAAGGTAGATCAATAAGTGCAGGAATTTGCCAAGTCGATGTTAGTGTTGATGGTAACTACATTAAGAAATCACCAATAACAATCAAAGTAGAGAAAGTAGGTTTGATAAAAGAAGTAAGAATTTCGGCAGATAATGATAACGTCCCGGTAGATGTAGTCAGAGATGTAAATGATTGCATGCTTGTTTCATGTCGTAGTAATATAATTCATAGATACAAGCAATCGGGAGATTATGTTAGTAAGGTTACACTACCAATCGATGTAAAAGTTAACAGAATGTTTAAAATGAGGAATGGTAATATTGCATTCAGCGACTGTGGTGAAACTAAGAGCATTAAAATATGTACTATTGATGGTGAGGTTGTTAAATCAATTGGTGAGAGCAAGGTAATTAGCCCACATGGTCTTTATGTGAATGAAAGAACCAATATTGTGTATGTATGTAATGGTCGACATTTGGTTTTGTTTGATATTAAAAGTGGCAAGACCATTTCAGAAGTCTTTATTGACAAAAAAGTTGTCACCGATCTGTGTCTTACCGAAAGAAATATTCTTCTACTGGGAGACTCTTGCATATATTGTTGTGATTATGAGGGGAAAGTCTCCAAATATAAAGAGTTTTCGTCACGGTCCACCCTACGCGGAATagaagttgatgatgatgacaatttaCTAATAGCTAGTGGGTATGAAGTTGAGGTATTCAAGCGTTACAGTGGAAGATCCATAAAAAGTATTGGTAAATCTAGAGAATTAACAAATGCACAGGGCTTAGCGCTTTTATCATATTATCCACGCAGAGTTGCAGTGATCGATGACAAcaaagttaaaatatttaattattag
- the LOC140049785 gene encoding E3 ubiquitin-protein ligase TRIM45-like, which translates to MASEQLDTFLEDDIEHTSSPIIDEKVLECAICEGRLNNPKYLSCHHTFCLKCLDDWVKRNGELLSCPTCSKSCSIPEEGLQGLPPNTSLANLLETIEQFTNADQMKCVCGKEGNSENYCQNCRQFLCLHCSGHHKNIRTFENHKLQSVEDVRSMSVKDIIATYPPLCSIHNEPLSSFCKICNIPICIHCSITNHKQWEGKDKHMLHVGLSSDELKTLKETSVELEKAANQCTSKLNEDLKVILDIDKKLEENKERSLQDIDNHVEKMVARIKESGETLKREVRTIYNKKKTITDFQITELTTAISDINTDMCLLHHLGKSGDGATTISSGNRISRSLDNRIKEAPKTIPDDDLDINFVKNKKQNASLQEDIGMVIQTSEAAVSLELDVPACVTTDQVIDVKITKIAECDLDVNDLEATWKQPSGEINIDQIEEDNGDYYIVRRKCKIAGVCQIDVSVDGKHIKKSPMTVKVEEVGLMQTVRIPADSNGDFKPVDVVEDGDDCLLVSYKSNAINRYKQSGEYVNKITLPSDVKVNRMFKMKNGNVAFSDYGKTKSIKICTMDGEVVKSVGESKLNNPEGIHVNEVRNTVHVCNFYSVIKFNIESGQTIKEVYNGKWAYDVVLTRQNILVSSQNDCIKQITRGSKVIIDEGDDDGQVMCPRGIKVDDDDNIIVASNHKLQLFSNSGEFIKRIDDEDNEEDELDNPTGLSIISYYPRRVAVVSGHTVKIFNY; encoded by the coding sequence ATGGCTTCAGAACAACTGGATACATTTCTCGAAGATGATATTGAGCATACTAGTAGCCCTATTATTGATGAGAAGGTTCTTGAGTGTGCCATCTGCGAAGGAAGACTTAACAATCCTAAATACCTTAGCTGTCATCATACGTTCTGTTTAAAATGTCTCGATGACTGGGTGAAAAGAAATGGTGAGTTATTATCCTGCCCAACTTGTTCCAAATCGTGTTCGATTCCAGAAGAGGGTCTACAGGGGCTACCACCAAACACTTCGTTGGCTAATTTGTTGGAAACAATTGAACAATTCACAAATGCAGATCAGATGAAATGTGTTTGCGGCAAAGAAGGCAACTCTGAAAACTACTGCCAGAATTGCAGACAGTTTCTGTGCCTCCATTGCAGTGGTCATCATAAGAACATTAGAACATTCGAGAATCACAAGCTGCAATCAGTGGAAGATGTCCGATCTATGAGTGTAAAAGACATCATTGCAACGTATCCACCTCTGTGTTCTATCCACAATGAACCTTTAAGTTCATTTtgcaaaatatgtaatattcCCATTTGCATTCATTGTTCAATCACGAATCATAAGCAATGGGAAGGAAAGGATAAACACATGcttcatgtaggcctatcatcAGATGAATTGAAAACACTAAAGGAAACATCAGTGGAACTGGAAAAAGCTGCTAATCAGTGTACAAGTAAATTGAATGAAGATCTTAAAGTCATTTTGGATATTGATAAGAAATtagaagaaaataaagaaaggaGTTTGCAGGATATTGACAACCATGTAGAGAAAATGGTAGCAAGAATAAAAGAAAGTGGAGAAACACTTAAAAGAGAAGTAAGGACAATATACAACaagaaaaagacaataactGATTTCCAGATAACAGAACTGACAACAGCAATATCAGACATAAATACAGACATGTGTTTGCTTCATCACCTAGGAAAGAGTGGTGATGGAGCAACAACCATATCATCTGGTAATAGAATAAGCAGATCACTGGATAATAGGATCAAAGAAGCACCAAAAACAATACCCGATGATGATTTAgacataaattttgttaaaaacaaaaaacagaatGCTTCATTGCAAGAGGATATTGGAATGGTAATACAAACATCAGAAGCAGCAGTGTCTCTTGAATTAGATGTACCAGCATGTGTGACAACAGATCAAGTAATCGATGTTAAAATAACTAAAATTGCCGAATGTGATCTAGATGTAAATGATCTAGAAGCAACTTGGAAACAACCTTCGGGCGAAATTAACATCGATCAAATAGAAGAGGACAATGGAGATTACTATATTGtgagaagaaaatgtaaaattgcAGGAGTTTGTCAGATCGATGTTAGTGTTGATGGTAAACATATTAAGAAGTCCCCAATGACTGTCAAAGTAGAAGAAGTGGGGTTGATGCAAACAGTACGAATTCCGGCAGATAGTAATGGTGATTTTAAACCTGTAGATGTAGTCGAAGATGGAGATGATTGCTTACTTGTTTCATATAAAAGTAATGCAATTAATAGATATAAGCAGTCAGGAGAATACGTTAATAAGATTACACTACCAAGCGATGTGAAAGTGAACAGAATGTTTAAAATGAAGAATGGTAACGTAGCATTCAGTGACTATGGTAAAACTAAGAGCATTAAAATATGCACGATGGATGGTGAAGTTGTCAAATCAGTTGGTGAGAGTAAGCTGAATAATCCAGAAGGTATACATGTAAATGAAGTAAGGAATACTGTGCACGTCTGTAATTTTTATAGTGTAATCAAGTTTAATATTGAAAGCGGTCAGACCATCAAAGAAGTATATAATGGAAAGTGGGCATACGACGTTGTTCTTACAAGACAAAACATTCTTGTATCATCACAGAATGACTGCATAAAACAAATAACAAGAGGTTCGAAAGTCATTATTGATGAGGGTGATGATGATGGTCAGGTGATGTGCCCAAGAGGAataaaagttgatgatgatgacaatatcATAGTAGCTAGTAATCATAAACTACAGCTCTTCAGCAACTCTGGGGAATTCATTAAAAGAATTGATGACGAAGACAATGAAGAAGATGAACTAGATAATCCAACGGGATTGTCCATCATATCTTATTATCCACGAAGAGTTGCAGTGGTAAGTGGACACACggtaaaaatattcaattattaa